A window of the Lactuca sativa cultivar Salinas chromosome 7, Lsat_Salinas_v11, whole genome shotgun sequence genome harbors these coding sequences:
- the LOC111902810 gene encoding uncharacterized protein LOC111902810 isoform X2 has product MQGLKKGSSLTRPFSIHHIKRMFSNSLSALEDTFLSTKDTYERHKVVFTLLTSIASIGTAWTGYTLRHLHETKVEQRLDSIENAMKRNYDLDGKEFKKMVGNGNSNAAACVATSGVTLVWVGLERWEVVCKP; this is encoded by the exons ATGCAGGGTTTAAAGAAGGGTTCCTCTCTTACAAGGCCTTTCTCAATTCATCATATCAAACGAATGTTTTCGAATTCATTGTCCGCTCTTGAAGATACTTTCTTATCAACCAAG GATACATATGAGAGGCATAAAGTTGTGTTTACATTACTAACTTCCATAGCATCTATTGGCACTGCTTGGACTG GCTATACGCTACGCCACCTTCATGAAACAAAAGTTGAACAAAGGCTTGACTCAATCGAAAATGCT ATGAAAAGAAATTATGACCTTGATGGAAAGGAATTCAAAAAGATGGTTGGAAACGGTAATTCCAATGCTGCAGCTTGTGTGGCCACATCAGGTGTCACTTTG GTATGGGTTGGGTTGGAGAGGTGGGAGGTGGTATGCAAACCGTAA
- the LOC111902810 gene encoding uncharacterized protein LOC111902810 isoform X1 yields MQGLKKGSSLTRPFSIHHIKRMFSNSLSALEDTFLSTKDTYERHKVVFTLLTSIASIGTAWTGYTLRHLHETKVEQRLDSIENAMKRNYDLDGKEFKKMVGNGNSNAAACVATSGVTLVIGYGLGWRGGRWYANRKFKREQMKLLGQVKPKKWQLKKILGRLRKSNTAVKASVKASESAIPVAHNAA; encoded by the exons ATGCAGGGTTTAAAGAAGGGTTCCTCTCTTACAAGGCCTTTCTCAATTCATCATATCAAACGAATGTTTTCGAATTCATTGTCCGCTCTTGAAGATACTTTCTTATCAACCAAG GATACATATGAGAGGCATAAAGTTGTGTTTACATTACTAACTTCCATAGCATCTATTGGCACTGCTTGGACTG GCTATACGCTACGCCACCTTCATGAAACAAAAGTTGAACAAAGGCTTGACTCAATCGAAAATGCT ATGAAAAGAAATTATGACCTTGATGGAAAGGAATTCAAAAAGATGGTTGGAAACGGTAATTCCAATGCTGCAGCTTGTGTGGCCACATCAGGTGTCACTTTGGTAATCGG GTATGGGTTGGGTTGGAGAGGTGGGAGGTGGTATGCAAACCGTAAATTCAAAAGGGAACAGATGAAGCTTTTGGGTCAAGTTAAACCAAAGAAATGGCAATTGAAGAAAATTTTGGGTCGATTGAGGAAGTCAAATACTGCGGTCAAAGCATCAGTCAAAGCATCGGAAAGCGCGATTCCGGTTGCACATAATGCTGCTTGA
- the LOC111902812 gene encoding centromere/kinetochore protein zw10 homolog: protein MDVLFNSIDVRDLLSSHDLDDSSPLSAPDLRLLIDRLQVRSLDIKSKVHNYILANNDDFSALFSRCSDAVINSEQLSDQVSNLVGLLSSNLQPIDLKIKETVDEIRRKRVESKEKKEALDLVKVVLKLSQELSVVESDLMAGKVVEAAEALTDLKVALRVRDNVEDLREEREPLVFGLLRKKWTDCFEEIQNVLVKFMENAVRFDQQSNVVYVKNRMAMNDNQGVELCTVVKAMHVVGILDYGLAKVADMMTRHVIAPAVRSGSHSFSVEEKRLDSGYIAEVVLRITPPSDSQIENMDAETIYSGINVVIQFIFNFICFQDSSWMRYFGRLTWPRMSELIISNFLSKIVPTDASKLADFQTTRQLTSDFEASLKQVMFISPGKDERLTNFADNVEVHFAMRKKIEILASARDLLLHSDFNLPKDYSRKNTELKNGGNTDLLFSSEKCVISEAASRLMEVVHETLKDVCLSSATVALEFYHAARDALLLYEAVIPVKLERQLDGINQVAVLIHNDCLYLSQEILGLAFEYKSDFPISMKGAVFIDLGVRYKIMAEEILQRQIQLVKHNLMEAIDGADGFQNTHQPKRCESAKFSIDQVAFILEKVHIIWEPLLLPLTYKGSMCSVVEAVCSRMTKDILMLDDIAAEETLQLQRLIHMLLENLSSLMESLIAINQTTKPQEKSSGSINDLIPSLPRLRILADMLDMPLKSITASWESGELAKCGYTSSEMRDFIRAIFTDSPLRKECLWRIENITF, encoded by the exons ATGGATGTACTCTTCAATTCAATCGACGTCCGGGATTTGTTATCGTCACATGATCTAGACGACTCTTCACCGCTCTCCGCCCCCGATCTCCGCCTCCTCATCGACCGTCTCCAAGTCCGTTCACTCGACATTAAGTCCAAAGTCCACAATTACATACTCGCTAACAATGATGACTTCTCTGCCCTATTCTCTCGCTGCTCCGACGCTGTTATTAATTCCGAGCAACTATCCGATCAAGTATCTAACCTTGTTGGTCTGTTATCATCGAATCTTCAACCGATCGATCTGAAAATCAAAGAAACAGTCGATGAGATTAGGAGGAAACGTGTTGAATCGAAAGAGAAGAAGGAAGCGCTAGATTTAGTTAAGGTAGTGTTGAAATTGAGCCAAGAGTTGAGTGTTGTGGAGAGTGATTTGATGGCGGGAAAGGTCGTTGAGGCTGCAGAGGCTCTTACAGACTTGAAAGTGGCTTTACGAGTTAGAGATAATGTGGAGGATCTCCGGGAAGAAAGAGAGCCATTGGTATTTGGTTTGTTAAGGAAGAAATGGACAGATTGCTTCGAAGAG ATACAAAATGTGCTAGTGAAGTTCATGGAGAATGCAGTGAGATTCGATCAGCAGTCCAATGTAGTTTATGTCAAAAATAGAATGGCTATGAATGACAATCAAGGGGTTGAGCTTTGTACTGTTGTGAAAGCAATGCAT GTAGTTGGTATTCTAGATTATGGGCTTGCAAAAGTAGCAGACATGATGACCAGACATGTGATAGCACCTGCAGTGCGCTCTGGTTCTCATAGTTTTTCTGTAGAAGAAAAAAGACTAGATTCAGGATATATAGCTGAGGTAGTTTTGAGAATAACCCCACCTTCTGATTCTCAG ATTGAGAACATGGATGCTGAAACTATCTATTCTGGAATTAATGTTGTGATTCAATTCATTTTCAACTTTATCTGCTTTCAAGATTCTTCCTGGATGCGATACTTTGGAAGATTAACATGGCCCCGAATGTCAGAATTGATTATCTCTAATTTCCTTTCCAAG ATTGTTCCCACTGATGCTTCCAAACTTGCTGACTTTCAAACAACAAGACAACTCACATCTGACTTTGAGGCATCTCTTAAACAAGTTATGTTCATCTCCCCTGGGAAAGATGAAAGGTTGACTAATTTTGCTGACAATGTTGAAGTTCACTTTGCAATGAGGAAAAAGATTGAGATTTTAGCATCAGCAAGAGACCTTCTTCTACATTCAGATTTTAATCTTCCTAAA GACTATTCAAGGAAAAATACAGAGCTTAAAAATGGTGGAAACACAGACTTACTTTTTTCCTCTGAAAAATGTGTCATTTCTGAAGCAGCTTCTCGTTTAATGGAAGTTGTCCATGAAACACTAAAG GATGTTTGTTTATCATCTGCAACAGTGGCTTTAGAATTCTACCATGCTGCTAGGGATGCTCTACTTCTTTATGAAGCTGTTATTCCAGTCAAG TTAGAAAGACAGCTGGATGGAATCAACCAGGTTGCTGTTCTTATTCATAATGATTGTCTTTATCTTTCACAAGAGATTCTTGGCCTTGCTTTTGAG TATAAGTCGGATTTCCCAATTTCCATGAAGGGAGCTGTGTTTATTGATTTGGGTGTAAGATACAAGATTATGGCAGAAGAGATATTACAAAGACAGATACAGCTTGTTAAACATAATTTAATGGAG gCGATTGATGGGGCTGATGGATTTCAAAATACGCATCAACCAAAAAGATGTGAATCTGCAAAATTTAGTATTGATCAGGTGGCTTTTATACTGGAGAAAGTTCACATAATATGGGAGCCACTTTTGCTTCCTTTGACATACAAAGGAAGTATGTGTAGTGTTGTGGAGGCTGTTTGTTCTAGAATGACAAAAGATATACTCATGTTAGATGACATTGCAGCTGAAGAAACATTACAG CTTCAAAGGTTGATTCATATGCTGCTGGAAAACCTTTCTTCTTTAATGGAATCTTTGATTGCcatcaatcaaacaacaaagcCACAAGAGAAGTCATCAGGCTCTATTAATGATCTAATTCCATCACTCCCTAGACTACGGATATTAGcag ATATGTTGGACATGCCTTTGAAGTCCATTACTGCATCATGGGAAAGTGGTGAGCTGGCAAAGTGTGGTTATACTTCATCtgag ATGAGGGATTTTATCAGAGCCATATTTACGGATTCGCCCCTACGGAAAGAATGCTTGTGGAGAATTGAAAATATCACattttag